A stretch of Halomonas elongata DSM 2581 DNA encodes these proteins:
- the smc gene encoding chromosome segregation protein SMC, with protein MRLTSIRLAGFKSFVDPISVPFDGNMTAIVGPNGCGKSNIIDAVRWVMGESSAKTLRGESMADVIFNGSTGRKPVGQASIELMFDNRDGSMGGPYAQYAEISVKRQVTREGQSSYFFNGQKCRRRDIADLFLGTGLGPRSYAIIGQGMISRLIESRPEELRATLEEAAGISKYKERRRETENRMRRTQENLERLEDIREELDKQLDKLKRQADAARRYQTLKQEEYRLKGELALLRGRALKASQDEEEARVGELETAVEREVLGLRQCETRLEEARAEHDRLASELEGYQARFHETTTAIARLEQDLEHTRARDQQLARDLESARRELDDLKRVGEDDGERLTRLDERLETLGPEQEEVAERLAELEAALEEAEPLAEEADAAWEAFGERWQEDSREAERAQDRLREQESRLERIEDDTRKRRQQREELPDLAALEAQRSEVAERLAELEEHLASSEEKRAAWQESRDAARERVRDAEEARELDRQRRSTLQGELASLEALIQAALADHDEHLDTHLAEHGLEGAARLGERLDVTPGWEDVVSWVLAPWLKARMASPDDGARVLASELATELGLLSAEERQAPPGSLAAEVKGAGAAAQWLATIRCVATREEAWAGQAALAPGESLITADGLWVGDGWARHRGQEDGPDALLVSRRREAEVREELATVEARLETLEAQLAEAGEEVERAEAGLEAVRVEQRDLEQQRQQLAVQDSGLASRLEHLQGRAAELAEEVEGLEASAEETRQAIEETREHWQAAMARLEEGAEKRERLERERREARERLTSLRSQQRPLAEQSQRLALEHQRLTTERAGLAEQQGRSGEARQRLEQRCSELEEEREGLHEPDEERRERLDELLHRREREERELNEARSRAAALVERLREDEQARQGHERQLEGIRERLQESRMQVQALALKAESQDEQLRELGHDADALAESLDPNATESAWQTRLEEVGERIRRLGAINLAAIEEYDQQAERRDYLEAQHVELSEALETLDRAIRRIDQETRTRFRDTFERVNTGLQTLFPKIFGGGTAWLTLTGDDLLETGVAIMARPPGKKNSTIHLLSGGEKALTALAMVFAIFQLNPAPFCMLDEVDAPLDDANVGRYAKLVKEMSESVQFIYITHNKIAMEASERLMGVTMQEPGVSRLVSVGVEEAAALAEA; from the coding sequence ATGCGCCTGACATCCATTCGCCTGGCCGGCTTCAAGTCCTTCGTCGACCCCATCAGCGTGCCCTTCGACGGCAACATGACGGCCATCGTCGGGCCCAACGGCTGCGGCAAGTCGAACATCATCGATGCCGTGCGCTGGGTGATGGGGGAATCCTCGGCCAAGACCCTGCGCGGCGAGTCGATGGCCGACGTCATCTTCAATGGCTCCACCGGCCGCAAGCCGGTGGGTCAGGCCTCCATCGAGCTGATGTTCGACAATCGCGACGGCTCCATGGGCGGCCCCTATGCCCAGTATGCCGAGATCTCGGTGAAACGGCAGGTCACCCGCGAGGGGCAGTCCAGCTACTTCTTCAATGGCCAGAAGTGTCGTCGTCGCGATATCGCCGATCTGTTCCTCGGTACCGGCCTGGGGCCGCGCTCCTACGCCATCATCGGCCAGGGCATGATCTCGCGGCTGATCGAGTCGCGGCCCGAGGAACTGCGCGCGACCCTCGAGGAAGCGGCCGGCATCTCCAAGTACAAGGAGCGGCGCCGCGAGACCGAGAACCGCATGCGCCGGACCCAGGAAAACCTCGAGCGTCTCGAGGACATCCGCGAAGAGCTGGACAAGCAGTTGGACAAGCTCAAGCGCCAGGCCGATGCGGCGCGGCGCTACCAGACCCTCAAGCAGGAGGAATACCGGCTCAAGGGCGAGTTGGCGCTGTTGCGCGGCCGTGCCCTGAAGGCCAGCCAGGACGAGGAAGAAGCTCGGGTCGGCGAGCTCGAGACCGCCGTGGAGCGCGAGGTGTTGGGCCTTCGCCAATGCGAGACGCGGCTGGAGGAAGCGCGGGCCGAGCACGATCGCCTGGCCTCCGAGCTGGAGGGCTATCAGGCGCGCTTCCACGAGACCACCACCGCGATCGCCCGCCTGGAGCAGGACCTCGAACATACCCGTGCTCGGGACCAGCAACTGGCCCGGGACCTGGAAAGCGCCCGCCGTGAACTGGACGACCTGAAACGGGTGGGCGAGGACGACGGCGAACGCCTGACGCGGCTCGACGAACGCCTCGAGACCCTGGGCCCGGAACAGGAAGAGGTCGCCGAGCGGCTCGCCGAACTGGAGGCCGCCCTTGAGGAGGCCGAACCGCTCGCCGAGGAGGCCGATGCCGCCTGGGAGGCGTTCGGCGAGCGCTGGCAGGAAGACAGTCGCGAGGCCGAACGTGCACAGGATCGCTTGCGCGAGCAGGAGTCGCGTCTCGAGCGCATCGAGGACGATACGCGCAAGCGTCGTCAGCAGCGTGAGGAACTTCCCGACCTCGCGGCACTCGAAGCCCAGCGAAGCGAAGTCGCCGAGCGTCTGGCCGAGCTCGAGGAGCACCTGGCGTCCAGCGAGGAAAAGCGTGCCGCCTGGCAGGAGAGTCGCGACGCCGCCCGCGAGCGGGTCCGTGATGCCGAGGAAGCGCGCGAGCTGGATCGCCAGCGACGCAGCACCCTGCAGGGCGAGCTGGCGTCGCTCGAGGCGCTGATCCAGGCAGCGCTCGCCGATCACGATGAGCACCTGGACACGCATCTGGCCGAGCATGGCCTGGAAGGTGCCGCCCGTCTCGGCGAACGGCTCGATGTCACGCCGGGCTGGGAAGATGTGGTCTCCTGGGTGCTGGCGCCCTGGCTCAAGGCTCGCATGGCGTCGCCGGATGACGGGGCCCGTGTCCTCGCCTCGGAACTGGCCACCGAGTTGGGCCTGTTGTCGGCGGAGGAGCGCCAGGCGCCGCCCGGCAGTCTCGCCGCCGAGGTGAAGGGCGCCGGCGCGGCGGCCCAGTGGCTGGCGACCATTCGCTGCGTGGCCACCCGGGAAGAGGCCTGGGCCGGCCAGGCGGCGTTGGCGCCCGGCGAAAGCCTGATTACCGCCGATGGCCTCTGGGTCGGCGACGGTTGGGCCCGGCATCGCGGTCAGGAAGACGGGCCGGATGCCCTGCTGGTCAGCCGCCGCCGCGAGGCCGAGGTGCGCGAGGAACTGGCAACGGTGGAGGCGCGACTCGAGACGCTGGAGGCGCAGCTCGCCGAGGCCGGTGAGGAGGTCGAGCGGGCCGAAGCCGGCCTGGAGGCCGTGCGGGTCGAGCAGCGCGATCTGGAGCAACAGCGTCAGCAACTGGCCGTTCAGGACAGCGGGCTGGCCAGCCGCCTGGAGCATCTCCAGGGGCGAGCCGCCGAGCTCGCCGAGGAAGTCGAGGGGCTGGAAGCGTCCGCCGAGGAAACGCGCCAGGCCATCGAGGAAACCCGGGAGCACTGGCAGGCTGCCATGGCCCGGCTGGAGGAAGGCGCCGAGAAGCGCGAACGTCTGGAGCGGGAGCGTCGCGAGGCCCGCGAACGGCTGACGTCGCTGCGCAGCCAGCAGCGTCCGCTCGCCGAACAGTCCCAGCGCCTGGCGCTGGAACATCAGCGCCTGACCACCGAACGTGCCGGGCTGGCGGAACAGCAGGGGCGCTCCGGCGAGGCACGCCAGCGTCTCGAACAACGTTGCAGCGAACTGGAAGAGGAACGCGAAGGACTGCATGAGCCCGATGAGGAACGCCGCGAACGGCTCGACGAGCTGCTGCACCGTCGTGAGCGCGAGGAACGGGAACTCAACGAGGCCCGCTCCCGTGCTGCTGCCTTGGTCGAACGGCTGCGCGAGGATGAGCAGGCACGCCAGGGACATGAGCGTCAGCTCGAAGGCATTCGCGAGCGTCTCCAGGAGTCGCGCATGCAGGTTCAGGCCCTGGCGCTCAAGGCCGAGTCCCAGGACGAGCAGCTACGCGAGCTGGGACACGATGCCGATGCCCTGGCCGAGTCGCTGGACCCGAACGCGACCGAGTCCGCCTGGCAGACGCGTCTGGAAGAGGTCGGTGAGCGTATTCGCCGGCTCGGTGCGATCAATCTCGCGGCCATCGAGGAGTACGACCAGCAGGCCGAACGGCGCGACTATCTCGAGGCCCAGCATGTCGAGCTCAGCGAGGCGCTGGAGACGCTGGATCGGGCAATTCGGCGCATCGACCAGGAAACCCGGACGCGTTTTCGCGATACTTTCGAGCGAGTCAATACGGGTCTGCAGACGCTTTTTCCCAAGATATTCGGCGGCGGGACCGCATGGTTGACCCTGACCGGCGACGATTTGCTGGAGACCGGGGTCGCTATCATGGCCAGGCCCCCGGGCAAGAAGAACAGCACTATTCATCTGCTGTCGGGTGGCGAAAAGGCACTGACCGCGTTGGCCATGGTTTTTGCCATCTTCCAGCTCAATCCAGCGCCCTTCTGCATGCTGGATGAAGTGGATGCGCCATTGGATGATGCCAATGTGGGGCGCTACGCCAAACTGGTTAAGGAAATGTCGGAGTCGGTCCAGTTCATTTATATCACCCATAACAAGATCGCCATGGAAGCGTCGGAACGCTTGATGGGGGTGACCATGCAAGAGCCAGGGGTATCGCGTCTGGTCTCGGTTGGCGTCGAGGAGGCGGCGGCTCTTGCCGAGGCCTGA
- the ccmI gene encoding c-type cytochrome biogenesis protein CcmI → MTQLWLAFAILLLPALWLLIVPLRRAEGVRAAQCAAEQDEPGTEQNVSIYRRRLASLEAALARGDIDAERFEEDRLELERGLLEDTERSRRSPLKSALSGRLLVPVTMIVLVAVSVFWYRHEGAEDDLALRAAQQQVLQKPDASVSELVQALEIQAARQPENADVWRALFPLYRDTGRVEDAESALTRLIELEGRRPALLAELAQLRYFAAGRTLDEDVQALVDEVLAEAPDQPTVLGMLGIDAFESGDYRLAIDRWRRAIAGMGDTGSADALRQGIETAQRRLEASGQAGNGKPGNTQTNGGASPDAAIDRVVD, encoded by the coding sequence ATGACTCAGCTCTGGCTCGCCTTCGCCATCCTGCTGCTGCCGGCCCTGTGGTTGCTGATCGTGCCCCTGCGCCGTGCCGAGGGCGTGCGTGCGGCCCAGTGTGCCGCCGAGCAGGACGAGCCGGGTACCGAGCAGAATGTGTCGATCTATCGGCGTCGCCTGGCCTCGCTCGAAGCGGCCCTGGCACGGGGGGATATCGATGCCGAGCGTTTCGAGGAGGACCGCCTGGAGCTGGAGCGTGGCCTGCTCGAGGACACCGAGCGTTCGCGTCGCTCACCCTTGAAGTCTGCCCTGTCGGGGCGCCTGCTGGTGCCGGTGACGATGATCGTCCTGGTGGCGGTCAGCGTGTTCTGGTATCGCCACGAGGGCGCCGAGGACGACCTGGCACTGCGTGCCGCCCAGCAGCAGGTCCTGCAGAAACCCGATGCATCGGTGAGCGAGCTGGTCCAGGCGCTCGAGATCCAGGCCGCGCGACAGCCGGAGAACGCCGATGTCTGGCGTGCGCTGTTCCCGCTCTATCGCGATACCGGGCGGGTCGAGGACGCCGAGTCGGCCCTGACGCGACTGATCGAACTGGAGGGCCGGCGTCCGGCGCTGCTGGCCGAGCTGGCGCAGTTGCGCTACTTCGCCGCGGGACGCACGCTCGACGAAGACGTTCAGGCGCTGGTCGACGAAGTGCTCGCCGAGGCCCCCGACCAGCCCACGGTACTGGGCATGCTGGGGATAGACGCTTTCGAGAGCGGTGATTATCGACTGGCCATCGACCGCTGGCGCCGGGCCATTGCCGGCATGGGCGACACAGGCTCCGCCGATGCCCTGCGCCAGGGGATCGAGACCGCGCAGCGACGCCTGGAGGCCAGCGGACAGGCGGGCAACGGGAAGCCAGGCAATACGCAAACGAATGGCGGCGCCTCGCCCGATGCCGCCATCGACAGGGTGGTCGACTGA
- a CDS encoding cytochrome c-type biogenesis protein, protein MARVSVWLLILLTALALPALAAVEVRQFDDPVLEQRYHDLTATLRCPKCENQSIGDSDSPIAGDMREHVYQQLQQGRSDKEILDFMVHRFGDYVLYNPRLEGRTLLLWGLPAALVVLGLVLVILLVRARRHVAARGLSEAERARLDALVNRPGALHDTVHQDAAHHDPAHHERNE, encoded by the coding sequence ATGGCGCGAGTGAGTGTCTGGCTGCTGATCCTGCTGACAGCGCTTGCGCTGCCGGCCCTGGCCGCCGTGGAAGTGCGCCAGTTCGACGATCCGGTCCTGGAACAGCGCTACCACGATCTCACCGCGACGCTGCGCTGCCCCAAGTGCGAGAACCAGTCGATCGGCGACTCCGACTCGCCCATCGCCGGCGACATGCGCGAGCACGTCTACCAGCAGTTGCAGCAAGGGCGTTCGGACAAGGAAATTCTCGACTTCATGGTGCATCGCTTCGGCGACTATGTGCTTTATAATCCGCGCCTCGAAGGACGCACGCTCCTGCTGTGGGGCTTGCCCGCGGCCCTGGTGGTGCTCGGCCTCGTGCTGGTGATCCTGCTGGTGCGGGCGCGTCGCCATGTTGCCGCCCGCGGGCTCAGCGAGGCCGAGCGTGCCCGCCTCGATGCCCTGGTCAATCGCCCGGGAGCGCTCCACGATACCGTTCATCAAGACGCCGCTCATCACGACCCGGCTCATCACGAGAGGAACGAATGA